Part of the Nostoc sp. ATCC 53789 genome, TGTGGGAGGTGTGGGAGGATGGGGAAGAAGTCTTACCCCCCACACTCCCCACACTCCCCACACTCCCCACACTCCCCACACTCCTCTTCTCCCTCTGCCTACACTATGCGTGAGAAATCCGGGCTAACTCTTTTAATCATAATTGAGGGGCAATCTCCCCATGCTTGCTTTCACGAATAGAAAACAGTCACAGGGCTATTGCCCCTAAATATTTTGAGCGTTAATCGCTCTTATTCCAGAAATACCTGTAAATTATCTTGCATCAGGCTATCTGGACTTAGACTCCACACACCATACTCCGCAATGTCAATACCGTTACTCAGCAGTGACGAGTTCAGTACTACCGCGTGTCCGTCGCCGTGTGAGGCTGTTGAACACCATTACACCGATCGCTTTAATCAAATTGCCTTCCAATTCTTGGAACATCTTCATGTTCGTGCCAAAGGCGGCGTTTGCTTCTTCAACAATGCGATCGGTTGCCGCATCGTCAAGGGGTAATTCATCCAAAATTTGCCGATACTTGGCTTTAAATGCCTTCTCGTCAGAAATTTCTGGAAACTCATAAAAAGCTGTTCCTTGCCCGTCAGACAAATTCATCGCTGTTACTGCAATGTTTTTGAGAATTTGTCCCCCAGATAAGTCGCCCAAGTAACGAGTATATGAATGAGCGATTAACAGTTCTGGTTCTGTGGCAGAGATTTCTCGGATGCGCTTTACATAAGCTTCACCTGCGGAAGATAGTTTGATTTGCTCTTTCCAGTTAGCACCAAAGTAATAACTCAGGTCTTGCTCTAAGGTATACTTGCGGTTTAGCTGGGGAAAGTTGATTTTAGAAAGAATTGGGTGCTGGCGGTGCTTTTCCATTTCTTCTTCCATCGCTGAGTAGACGAAGTAGAAGTTAGCAACTAGTTTCCGGTAAGAGTTTTTTTCTACTACTCCTTTTAAAAAGCACTTGACAAAACCTACATTTTCTGCCATTGTGTGGGCTTTCTTAGTGCCTACACGTAATTTGGTTGCTAAATTGCTGCTCATGCTAAATTTCTCAACTTTAAAAAGTTAACTGCCGAGTTTTAATTCACTAACGGCTAAAAAAGCCATTAAAACGTTACCTTAAAACTATTTGATGAGAATTTATATTAAAATTTTTTAAGCTGCGATGATTTTGTAGTTTTTTACACAGTAATAAAAGCACGTAATATAACTTTACATTCCGGTGTTTTGATTTTCTGTTGTCATAAGCTAACTTTTGCTTTCATTATTAGTTTTCTCAAAGAATATCCATAATGAAATCTAGGTAATATTCCTTACATTGTATTTCTTGTTAATAGCATTGCAAAATGTGAACTAAATACAAATAAAAATCAAGACTCAAGTTAATGGCATAAAAGGAATAATTAGCTAAAATGTGGAGACTTTACTAATAATGTAAAAACCAATACTGACTTTATGAAATATTTACAATTAGAAAGTCTGTAATTCAGTATAATTACGTAAAAATGGCTTAATTTAGAATGAATTTCTAAAGAGAAAAAGCATGTCAAAATTGCTGAATAAAGTCTTAAGTGCTATTTTTCAGTGTGATTGTGTGGAGTGTTTAAATATATGGTTTCATCTATAACTCGGATACCAGGCATTCCTGGAGATTCTCCTTCCGAAGCTGAAGGATTAGGCAAAGGGATTGAAAGCAGTTTTGGACTGAATTTAATCCCACTACCGGCAAATCCTTTATTTGGTACAGATGGGATTCGCGGGCGAGTCGGAGAATTGCTGAGTGCGCCCTTAGCATTGCAAGTTGGTTTTTGGACGGGGATTGTTTTACGTAACCATGCTACTCAAATAGGGCCAGTCATTCTCGGACAGGACTCTAGAAACTCCAGCGATATGCTAGCAATGGCTTTGAGTGCAGGGTTAACAGCAGCAGGATTAGAAGTTTGGTATTTGGGATTATGTCCCACTCCTTGCATTGCCTATCTCACCAGCATCAGTGATGCGATCGGTGGAGTAATGATTTCTGCTAGCCACAATCCCCCAGAGGATAATGGAATTAAGGTTTTTGGTGCAAATGGTGGAAAGCTACCGCAAATATTACAGGCAGAAATAGAAGCGGGGCTGCGTGGGAAAATATCACCGATCGCTAAAGTCAGTAATTGCGGACGGCATTACTCACGTTTTGAGTTAGTCGGGCATTATGGCGAGGCGTTAAAAAAACCTTTAAACAGTGACCTCAATCTCGAAGGAATGAAGATTGTTTTAGACTTGGCGTGGGGTGCAGCAGTCGGGTTAGCACCGTCAGTATTTACAGAAATGGGGGCAGAGGTGATCTGCTTGCATAACGAAGCAGATGGCGATCGCATTAATGTTAACTGCGGTTCCACTCATTTAGATATTCTTGCCGCCACAGTCCAAGAACACAACGCCGATATCGGCTTTGCCTTCGATGGCGATGCCGATCGCGTCTTAGCAGTAGACAATACTGGCAGGCAAGTTAACGGCGATTACATTCTCTACCTGTGGGGACGGCATTTACAAAAAAACCAACAACTACCAGACAACCTGATTGTGTCTACAGTCATGGCCAACTTGGGCTTTGAAAAAGCTTGGCAACAAATTGGTGGTAAATTAATTCGTACTGCCGTCGGCGATCAGTACGTGCAAGCCGAAATGCAGCGAACTGGGGGAATGTTAGGCGGCGAACAATCAGGTCATATTCTTTGCCGTCATTATGCTGTAACTGGAGATGGCTTGTTAACAGCCTTGCATATAGCAGCTTTGGTGAAAGAAGCAGGTGTTTCCCTAGCAGAATTAGTAGATCAAAGCTTCCAGACATATCCGCAAATCTTGCGGAACGTGCGAGTCACAGATCGCGATCGCCGTTTGGGATGGGAAGATTGCGAACCAGTGCAACAAGCGATCGCTCTTGCTGAAGCCGCAATGGGTGATTCTGGTAGAATCTTGGTTCGCGCCTCTGGTACAGAACCAGTAATCAGAGTCATGGTAGAAGCCGCCAATGCCGAACTTACCAACTACTGGACAAATGAATTAGTTTCAAAAGTCCAGCAACATCTGATGGACTAAGTTAGCTATTATCTCAGCTTTTAACAAACGCCAATTTTCCGTCACAGCTTCTACAAATTAACCAGCTTTGGTTATCTGTAGAAGCTGTGACATTTGTATTTGTATTGTTATATAATCTCCGCCTAATTAATTATCAAAAAACTTACTACGTCATGACATCAGTCTGAACGTGTTATTATTTACTTCGAGATTCTTCGCTATAAAACTCATATTTGATTTTTGAACAAACTCAGCAATACTCAAAAATGCTTCTTTTACTATTGCCTCTTAAGCGAATTAACTTTAAAACTCAAAGCAGATTCCTATACTTGATCTAAAAATAATATCATGCTTGTTTTTGTTATCCCACTTAAAAGTGCAAAAGTTTCCAATTCCTGGGAACGTGTTACCCAATTATTTGAAAGATGCATTAAATCAGTTTGCAATCAAACCTCACCTAACTTTCACGTTATTGTTGTTTGTCACGAAAAGCCAAAAATCGAATTCACCCATTCTCATATTACATACGTTACAGTTGATTTTTCTCCTCCCAACGAGACTAACCCTGTAGCGAAAGGAGACACAGATAAAGGGCGTAAAATCCTGAAAGGATTGATTTATGCTCAACAATTTTCTCCGACTCACACTATGGCAATTGATGCTGATGATTGTGTCAGCAAAAAATTAGCCCAATTTATTCAACAACATCCTGATTCGGATGGATGGGTTATTAACAAAGGTTATAAATATCAGGAAGGTAGTAAATATGTATATATTAAAAGAAGAAATTTTTATAAAATGTGCGGTAGTTGTAACATTATTCGCTATGATCTGAACTATTTGCCCGAAAGCGCAGAGTATAATCGTGGCTACGGATACTATAGATATTATATAGATCACGGCAAAGTTAGGAATATTTTAGAGGATAAAGGAAAAGCTATTAAATCATTACCATTTCCAGGAGCAATTTATATCCTGGACACAGGAGAAAATCTTTTTGATAATTCCAAAAGATTAAAATTTAACATTTTTAATCGCAAATTATTAAATCAATCGGTTGAGGACGAATTTGGATTGTACAACTTACAGCAATCCCAAAATATTTGTCAAGTATAATGTATTCCCTTGATGCTGATAGGCTACAGCGCTACTATGCCGAAAATAAAGTCAAAATCCAAGACATCTAAAAAATCGAAAAAGCAGACTTCTAAGGAAACTTCTACTCTTAGTCTCAAAGAACAGTTAGCCCAAAAACGCAAAGCAGCCCTAGCACGTAAAGAACTCATTAGTTTACTCACCACCGCCACTTTTGGCGGTTTATTCATTGGCGTTGTGCTTTTTTTCGTAGGTGGAATTAAAGCAGCAGTCCCCGGTGTTTTAGGGATAATCATCATGTCCCTTTCTTACAAATATCCGCGCCAAGCGCTATATGCCTTCATCATTTACGTACCTGTTGGGGGCACTATCACCTACTATTTAGGCAGTAGTCCCATACTCCAATTAGCTAAAGATGCCTTTTATGTTCCAGCGCTAATTGGACTTTGGCAAACTTGTCGAAAGCAGGGATTACCTTTAATTATTCCCCAAGGCATTAAAATTCCGCTTTATATTGTCTTGGGTTGCAGTGTATTAACACTATTATTTGTCAATGGTGGACAGCAGTTTAACCCGCCTAGCGTCGGACTATTAGAAAAAGCAGAGAAAGAAATACCTTTAGGTATGGGAATTTTGGGGTTAAAAGTATTTTTAGGCTATGTCCCTCTGATTGGTTGTGCTTACTATCTAATTCGGGATAAGCGGGATTTTCTCTTTTTATCGCGCCTCCAAATTGTTCTCATACTGTTTTGTTGTGTGTTGGGATGTATCCAATACCTCTTACTGCTAACTGGTATATGTCAAGGCACTAGGGGTCTTGAAGGAAATGCCCTATTTGTCACATCACTAGAAGCCCGGTGTTATTTTGGTGGAGCGCTTTTATATAGTCCCGAAGAAGGGGTAATTCGTCTGCCAGGAACATTTGTAGCCCCTTGGCAATGGGCGTGGTTCTTAATTTCCAGCACCTTTTTTACCTTTGCCACTGGCTTCACCGATCCCTCTTTTATTTGGCGGATAGTCGGCTTAGGTTCTTTAGTGACAGTCTTTATCAATGCTGTAATTTCTGGACAAAGAATCGCCTTAGCCTTAGTACCAATCTGTTTCGGGATTTTGCTATTGCTGACTGGTCAAATTGGCAACCTTAAAAAATTTATCCCCATAGGTATAGGACTGGCTATAGTTTTAGGAATTGTGATGGTAACTAACCCTACCGTCGTCCAAGAGAGAACCGAGAGTTTTACTAGTCGCTGGGACGCTTCACCACCTCAAGATTTTATCGTCCAGCAATTTGAAGAGAATTGGAAAAACGTAGATGGGCCTTTGGGAAGTGGCTTAGGTCGAGCAACTAACTCTGCCCGCGCAATGGGTAAAACTAAACTGGTAGAAACCTACTATCCCAAAGTCCTTTTTGAAGTTGGAATTATTGGAGTACTAGCTTTTTTGGGTTTGGTAACAACTTTAACAATTATGGGCTTTAAAACCTATCGCTCCATAAAGAACCGTAATTTCCGCAGTTACGGAGCAGCTTTATGGGTGTTTATATTGTTTATTAGCTACAACACCTACTACTATCCTCTAGATGTTGACCCGGTTGCTGTCTATTATTGGTTTTTTGCAGGAGTTCTTTTTAAACTGCCAGAATTAGAGAAACAAGATAAGGAAGATGCCGACCCTGAGCAAAAAAACAAGAGAAAACGTCTAAAAACAATTTAAATGAAATAAAAATGGCAAAAGTTATCATAGGAGGTCAAAAACACCTCAGCATTCCAAACTTACCTCGAAATTCTCGGCATACACTCATCTACCCCAAGCCTTTCCCCGCAGGCAGATATCCTATAGAAAAAATTTGGTATCCTTTAGCCAGTTTTATGGCTTGGCAACCTGTATGGCAAAGATACCAAGCAATTCATTCTTTCAACAGAATTTTATATACAAATAAACCTTGGTTTCTCACCTTTGAGGATCATCGTGTTTTATATAGAAATCCTCAAAATCAAGTTGAAGCAGCAATTTATGAATTATTAAATAATCGATTAGCACTAGACAATTGTCAAAAAATTATTGCAATTTCTGATTATGCCAAGTTGAGATTAATCAAGCGGATAGAAGGTTGGAAAATAGAAGAAAAAGTAAGTAAGAAAGTGGATGTTATTCATCCCAATTTCCCAATAAAAGTTAAGCAATCGAAACTTTATCAGGAACAACAAAATCTCCAGCTTGTATTTATCGGAAATCACATTGCCCGTAAAGGTGGAGTTGTTGCTTTAAGACTAGCTCAGAAAGCTGAAAAACTAGGTTTGCCGATTACTGTACATATAATATCGGGACTAGAACATGGTTCAGGAGTTCCAACTGATTTCCCCGATCGCAGTAAATATGTAGAGGATTTAAAGTTACTGAAATTAAGTAACGTTGTATTCCATAGAAATATTCCTAATGACAAAGTTCTTGAGCTATTATCGCAAAGCCATTTTCAATTAATGGCAACATTACATGATACTTATGGCTATAGTATCATTGAAGGTTTTTCTGTTGCAACTCCTGTAATTACGACAAATGTATGCGCCTTACCAGAGTTTGTTCGTAATGGTGAAAATGGCTATATTTTAGAGTTGCCAATTAATGAAATTAGGCACTGGAGCAATTGGCTACATGGAGACAAAACTAAAACCGATGAATATTGGGAAATTGTCGATAGCACTTATGACTATTTAGCAGAACAAGCATTACAACAAATTATGCAATTTCTTGATAGAAGTGATAAGCGAGAACATTACGAATTTCTAAGTGCAGGAGCATTAGCTCAAGCGCAACTTGTACATAACTCCGAAAAGCAAAATGAGTTATTTGATAATCTCTATGCGGCTGCGGCGGTGGGAGTATAAAGAATTAAAAGCAATCTTATTCGGTTTTTGACTGACTGTAAATTAAGGTAAGAGTAGCTTAATAAACTTAATGAAAATTAATTTTTATAAGGTTATTATCAAAATAGAAAAATTAATTAATAAAAATCATGGATAATTATCCTTTAATTTCTGTAGTTATCCCGACTTATGGTAGAGAGGAAGCGCTACGAGATAGCATTGTAGATGTCCTGAAACAGGATTATCCCAATTTTGAAGTTTTAGTAGTAGACCAAACCCCAACACACCAACCAGAAATTCAAGCCTACCTAGAAGAGATGGCAGATGTAGGTAAAATTAAATGGTTGCGATTAGATTGGGCAAGTTTGCCAGGGGCGCGAAATTATGCTGTGCGGCGGTCTTCTGGTGAAATAATATTATTTATAGATGATGATGTTCAGCTAACCCCAGAATTGTTAACAGCCCATGCGAAAAATTATTTGCAAAACCCAGAAGTGGGGGCTGTGGCTGGACGGGTGTTTGACAGAATGAAATTAGGTGATTCTGGAGGAGATTTACAGATTGAATATTTGCCTCCCGAAGCTATGGACCCAGGAATTGCTTGGTATCATATTGATTTAGTACATACCACCAAGCCCCAACAAGTACTGACAGCGAGGGGCTGTAATATGTCATTTCGCCGCGAAATTTTTACTAAGTATGGATTGAGGTTTGATGAGAGGTTTCGCGGTAGTGCAGTGCGCGAAGAGTCAGATTTTTGTTTGCGGGTGCGACAAACCGGGTATAAAATTTGGTACGACCCAGAAGCCCATTTGGTGCATTTAGGCGAAGAAACAGGGGGTTGTCATGATATTAGTATGCGATCGCTAAAATATCAACTCACCTTTTATCACAACCATTTCCTACTAGGGCTGAAAAACCTGACTGCGACTCAAGCTTTACGCCTATACGGTCGTTTATTTGACTGTCACGTTCTGGGACGACCACCTTGCCATAAAAGTGGTTCCCCCATCAAAATTGCCACTCGCGGTATTTTCTACATTTTGGGTTTTTTCAAAGCCTTGGGTACTGTCATCCAATCACTATGGAACGATGGTCAAATTTACAGCCGATTGGATAAACAAGTTTAGTTATTAGTCATTTGTCATTGGTCATTAGTCATTAGTGAATAACAAAGGATAGATGAAAATCTTAGTTGCTAGTCATACTTATATCGTAGACCTCAACTGTGAGAAATTACGCGCTTTATCTCAACTAGAACCTGACATTGAAGTGACAGTTGTAGTCCCAAAGCGCTGGAAACCAGGCGGTGTACAAAACAGAATTATTGAAACTGAATACCGCGATGAAGGCAAATTTAGAATAGTTCCAGTTTCTAATTTTAGTCAAAATCATCAGGGACTCCTTACTTTTGGAGCCGATTTGATATCTTTATTAAAACAATTTCGCCCGCAAATCATCCAAGTTGAACAAGGTTCTAGAGCCTTGGCTTATACTCAGATGATTGCCTTAAATCAGCTATTAGGACTCAAGGCAAAAAATATATTTTTTACCTGGTGGAATCTTCCTTACCAACTGAAACGACCAATTTATTTATTAGAGAAATATAACCTTAACCACAGCCACGGCATTATTTCTGGCAATCAGGATGGAGCAGAAGTTTTGCGACAACGGGGATATAAAGGAGCAATTAAAGTCATGCCGCAACTGGGCATAGATGAAAGTTTATTTACTCCCAAAGCTCAACCAGAGTTAGCAGCTAAATTTGGTATTCATAAAGAGGATTTTGTAGTAGGTTTTGTAGGGCGATTTGTCCAAGAAAAGGGTTTATTAACGCTTTTGCAAGCCTTAATTACATTGAAAAATAAACCTTGGAAATTACTATTATTGGGGCGAGGAGAGTTGCAAACTGAATTACTCAGAATCGCAGCAGAAAACAATATTAAAGAACGGTTAATTTTAATCGAAAGTGTTCCTCACGATGAGGTTGTAAGTTATATCAATTTAATGAGTACTTTAGTATTACCTTCAGAAACAACTTACAAGTTTAAAACTTTAACTTCTGCTGGCTGGAAAGAGCAATTTGGTCATGTGCTAATTGAAGCGATGGCTTGCCAAGTTCCTGTGATTGGTTCTGATTCCGGCGAAATTCCCTATGTCATTGGCGATGCTGGCTTAGTATTTCCTGAAGGTGATGTTCAAGCTCTGGCTAATTGCTTAGTTCAATTAATGGATAAACCAGATTTTGCTCATAATCTCGGTGAAATGGGTTATCAAAAAGCAATGGTTCAATATACCAATAAAGCTTTGGCGAAACAGCAATTAGAATTTTATCAAGAGTTGGTCATTAGTCATTAGTCATTGGTCATTAGTGAATAATAAAGGATAAAAGATAAATGACGAATGACAAAAAAATGAAAGTATTACAAATTGTTCCCTCAATTTCTCTAATTTACGGTGGGCCGAGTCAAATGGTACTTGGATTAGCTCCGGCGTTAGTAAAAGAGGGAGTGGAAGTTACAATTCTCACAACTGATAGTAATGGTGATAATGGTCAAACACCTCTGGATGTTCCTTTAAATTGTCCCATTAAACAAGATGGCTATGAAATAATTTACTTTCGTTGTGCGCCTTTTCGCCGCTATAAATTTTCTCTAGATTTATTAAACTGGCTAAAAAATCATGCTCACGAGTTTGACATAGCACATATCCATGCTCTATTCTCCCCAATAATTAGTGCTGCTGCTATTGTGTGTCGCCAGCAAAAGCTACCTTATATTTTCCGTCCTTTGGGTACTCTCGATCCGGCTGATTTACAGAAGAAAAAGCAATTAAAACAGCTTTATGTTGCAATTATAGAACGCCAAAATTTAGCTGGTGCGGCAGCTATTCATTTTACCAGCGAGCAAGAAGCTAAGATATCAGAAAGATTTGGAGTATCTACACCAGATTTGGTGATTCCCTTGGGTGTGATTCCCCGTCAATCTTCTATTAAAAATGTATGTAGTCAGCTAGAAATACCAAAGGATGTGCCTTTGGTGCTGTTTATGTCACGAATTGACCCGAAAAAAGGGTTAAATTTGTTGATTCCGGCGCTAGAGAAGCTGTTAACGGTTGGTTATAAGTTTCATTTTGTCTTAGCTGGGACAAATCCTCAAGATCCAGATTACGAACAAAAGATAATATCCCAAATTCAAAATTCACCACTGCGATCGCACACTACAATTACAGGCTTTGTCACTGGTGAACTCAAAGTTAGTTTACTACAAGCTGCCGATTTATTTGTCTTGCCTTCCTACTACGAAAATTTTGGGATTGCTGTAGCTGAAGCGATGGTTGCAGGTGTACCCGTAGTCATTTCTGACCAAGTGCATATTTGTCAACAGATACGTGATAGTGAGTCGGGTTGGGTAGGCGCAACAGATGTCCAAGCACTGGTAGAGTTACTCCAAGAAGCTTTGCAAAATCCCGCAGAACGCCAGCGACGGGGATTAAACGCCCAAAAATATGCATTAGAAAATTTTAGCTGGGATGCGATCGCAAGGCAAACAATTCAAGCCTACCAAAAAATTCT contains:
- a CDS encoding heme oxygenase (biliverdin-producing); the protein is MSSNLATKLRVGTKKAHTMAENVGFVKCFLKGVVEKNSYRKLVANFYFVYSAMEEEMEKHRQHPILSKINFPQLNRKYTLEQDLSYYFGANWKEQIKLSSAGEAYVKRIREISATEPELLIAHSYTRYLGDLSGGQILKNIAVTAMNLSDGQGTAFYEFPEISDEKAFKAKYRQILDELPLDDAATDRIVEEANAAFGTNMKMFQELEGNLIKAIGVMVFNSLTRRRTRGSTELVTAE
- the hpsO gene encoding hormogonium polysaccharide biosynthesis glycosyltransferase HpsO; protein product: MKILVASHTYIVDLNCEKLRALSQLEPDIEVTVVVPKRWKPGGVQNRIIETEYRDEGKFRIVPVSNFSQNHQGLLTFGADLISLLKQFRPQIIQVEQGSRALAYTQMIALNQLLGLKAKNIFFTWWNLPYQLKRPIYLLEKYNLNHSHGIISGNQDGAEVLRQRGYKGAIKVMPQLGIDESLFTPKAQPELAAKFGIHKEDFVVGFVGRFVQEKGLLTLLQALITLKNKPWKLLLLGRGELQTELLRIAAENNIKERLILIESVPHDEVVSYINLMSTLVLPSETTYKFKTLTSAGWKEQFGHVLIEAMACQVPVIGSDSGEIPYVIGDAGLVFPEGDVQALANCLVQLMDKPDFAHNLGEMGYQKAMVQYTNKALAKQQLEFYQELVISH
- a CDS encoding glycosyltransferase family 4 protein; this encodes MAKVIIGGQKHLSIPNLPRNSRHTLIYPKPFPAGRYPIEKIWYPLASFMAWQPVWQRYQAIHSFNRILYTNKPWFLTFEDHRVLYRNPQNQVEAAIYELLNNRLALDNCQKIIAISDYAKLRLIKRIEGWKIEEKVSKKVDVIHPNFPIKVKQSKLYQEQQNLQLVFIGNHIARKGGVVALRLAQKAEKLGLPITVHIISGLEHGSGVPTDFPDRSKYVEDLKLLKLSNVVFHRNIPNDKVLELLSQSHFQLMATLHDTYGYSIIEGFSVATPVITTNVCALPEFVRNGENGYILELPINEIRHWSNWLHGDKTKTDEYWEIVDSTYDYLAEQALQQIMQFLDRSDKREHYEFLSAGALAQAQLVHNSEKQNELFDNLYAAAAVGV
- the hpsN gene encoding hormogonium polysaccharide biosynthesis glycosyltransferase HpsN, coding for MDNYPLISVVIPTYGREEALRDSIVDVLKQDYPNFEVLVVDQTPTHQPEIQAYLEEMADVGKIKWLRLDWASLPGARNYAVRRSSGEIILFIDDDVQLTPELLTAHAKNYLQNPEVGAVAGRVFDRMKLGDSGGDLQIEYLPPEAMDPGIAWYHIDLVHTTKPQQVLTARGCNMSFRREIFTKYGLRFDERFRGSAVREESDFCLRVRQTGYKIWYDPEAHLVHLGEETGGCHDISMRSLKYQLTFYHNHFLLGLKNLTATQALRLYGRLFDCHVLGRPPCHKSGSPIKIATRGIFYILGFFKALGTVIQSLWNDGQIYSRLDKQV
- the hpsP gene encoding hormogonium polysaccharide biosynthesis glycosyltransferase HpsP gives rise to the protein MKVLQIVPSISLIYGGPSQMVLGLAPALVKEGVEVTILTTDSNGDNGQTPLDVPLNCPIKQDGYEIIYFRCAPFRRYKFSLDLLNWLKNHAHEFDIAHIHALFSPIISAAAIVCRQQKLPYIFRPLGTLDPADLQKKKQLKQLYVAIIERQNLAGAAAIHFTSEQEAKISERFGVSTPDLVIPLGVIPRQSSIKNVCSQLEIPKDVPLVLFMSRIDPKKGLNLLIPALEKLLTVGYKFHFVLAGTNPQDPDYEQKIISQIQNSPLRSHTTITGFVTGELKVSLLQAADLFVLPSYYENFGIAVAEAMVAGVPVVISDQVHICQQIRDSESGWVGATDVQALVELLQEALQNPAERQRRGLNAQKYALENFSWDAIARQTIQAYQKILDNKLI
- the glmM gene encoding phosphoglucosamine mutase, producing the protein MVSSITRIPGIPGDSPSEAEGLGKGIESSFGLNLIPLPANPLFGTDGIRGRVGELLSAPLALQVGFWTGIVLRNHATQIGPVILGQDSRNSSDMLAMALSAGLTAAGLEVWYLGLCPTPCIAYLTSISDAIGGVMISASHNPPEDNGIKVFGANGGKLPQILQAEIEAGLRGKISPIAKVSNCGRHYSRFELVGHYGEALKKPLNSDLNLEGMKIVLDLAWGAAVGLAPSVFTEMGAEVICLHNEADGDRINVNCGSTHLDILAATVQEHNADIGFAFDGDADRVLAVDNTGRQVNGDYILYLWGRHLQKNQQLPDNLIVSTVMANLGFEKAWQQIGGKLIRTAVGDQYVQAEMQRTGGMLGGEQSGHILCRHYAVTGDGLLTALHIAALVKEAGVSLAELVDQSFQTYPQILRNVRVTDRDRRLGWEDCEPVQQAIALAEAAMGDSGRILVRASGTEPVIRVMVEAANAELTNYWTNELVSKVQQHLMD
- a CDS encoding glycosyltransferase family A protein; protein product: MLVFVIPLKSAKVSNSWERVTQLFERCIKSVCNQTSPNFHVIVVCHEKPKIEFTHSHITYVTVDFSPPNETNPVAKGDTDKGRKILKGLIYAQQFSPTHTMAIDADDCVSKKLAQFIQQHPDSDGWVINKGYKYQEGSKYVYIKRRNFYKMCGSCNIIRYDLNYLPESAEYNRGYGYYRYYIDHGKVRNILEDKGKAIKSLPFPGAIYILDTGENLFDNSKRLKFNIFNRKLLNQSVEDEFGLYNLQQSQNICQV
- the hpsL gene encoding hormogonium polysaccharide biosynthesis protein HpsL — encoded protein: MPKIKSKSKTSKKSKKQTSKETSTLSLKEQLAQKRKAALARKELISLLTTATFGGLFIGVVLFFVGGIKAAVPGVLGIIIMSLSYKYPRQALYAFIIYVPVGGTITYYLGSSPILQLAKDAFYVPALIGLWQTCRKQGLPLIIPQGIKIPLYIVLGCSVLTLLFVNGGQQFNPPSVGLLEKAEKEIPLGMGILGLKVFLGYVPLIGCAYYLIRDKRDFLFLSRLQIVLILFCCVLGCIQYLLLLTGICQGTRGLEGNALFVTSLEARCYFGGALLYSPEEGVIRLPGTFVAPWQWAWFLISSTFFTFATGFTDPSFIWRIVGLGSLVTVFINAVISGQRIALALVPICFGILLLLTGQIGNLKKFIPIGIGLAIVLGIVMVTNPTVVQERTESFTSRWDASPPQDFIVQQFEENWKNVDGPLGSGLGRATNSARAMGKTKLVETYYPKVLFEVGIIGVLAFLGLVTTLTIMGFKTYRSIKNRNFRSYGAALWVFILFISYNTYYYPLDVDPVAVYYWFFAGVLFKLPELEKQDKEDADPEQKNKRKRLKTI